A DNA window from Zonotrichia albicollis isolate bZonAlb1 chromosome 2, bZonAlb1.hap1, whole genome shotgun sequence contains the following coding sequences:
- the IL17D gene encoding interleukin-17D: MQRGRVRAAPAALLALLCAALLPLRPEAARAPKQRPARTRSCGERPEELLEQLYGRLAAGMLSAFHHTLQPEPPGRQHNASCPAGARPPADKRVRLPVNLRSASPWAYRISYDPTRYPKYIPEAYCLCKGCLMGLFGEESLQFRSTPVFMPTVILRRTPACAGGRYVYTEDYITIPVGCTCVPEQEKEAESLNSSIDKQEVKLLVGQNKPSSE, translated from the exons ATGCAGCGAGGCAGG GTGCgggcggcgccggcggcgctgCTGGCGCTGCTCTGCGCGGCGCTGCTCCCGCTCCGCCCGGAGGCCGCCAGGGCGCCCAAGCAGCGGCCGGCGCGGACGCGGAGCTGCGGCGAGCGGcccgaggagctgctggagcagctgtaCGGGCGGCTGGCGGCGGGCATGCTCAGCGCCTTCCACCACACCCTGCAGCCCGAGCCGCCCGGCCGCCAGCACAACGCCAGCTGCCCCGCCGGGGCACGGCCGCCCGCCGACAAGAGGGTCCGGCTCCCCGTGAACCTGCGCAGCGCATCGCCCTGGGCATACAG GATCTCCTATGATCCCACGAGGTACCCCAAGTACATTCCCGAAGCCTACTGCctgtgcaaaggctgcctgaTGGGGCTCTTTGGCGAGGAGAGCCTGCAGTTCCGCAGCACGCCGGTGTTCATGCCCACCGTCATCCTGCGCCGCACGCCCGCCTGCGCCGGCGGCCGCTACGTCTACACCGAGGATTACATCACCATCCCCGTGGGCTGCACCTGCGTCCCCGAGCAGGAAAAGGAGGCAGAAAGCCTCAATTCCAGCATCGATAAGCAAGAAGTGAAGTTGCTGGTGGGCCAGAACAAGCCCTCATCGGAATGA